From the genome of Glycine max cultivar Williams 82 chromosome 2, Glycine_max_v4.0, whole genome shotgun sequence, one region includes:
- the LOC100793506 gene encoding protein DAMAGED DNA-BINDING 2 isoform X1 yields the protein MAPVTPRTAFPKVLIERDSDSEQSSSEEEEEKLDEEEEEEEVGVSTANEKTEKLELGSDANRKGKAPITISLKKVCKVCKKPGHEAGFKGAAYIDCPMKPCFLCKMPGHTTLTCPHRVSTEHGVVPAPRRKACKPLEYVFERQLRPSLPSIKPKYVIPDQVNCAVIRYHSRRITCLEFHPTKNNILLSGDKKGQLGVWDFGKVYEKVVYGNIHSCLVNNMRFNPTNDCMVYSASSDGTISCTDLETGISSSPLNLNPDGWQGPNTWKMLNGLDINSEKGLVLVADSFGFLHMVDIRSNNRSGDAILIHKKGKVVGIHCNPIQPDIFLTCGNDHFARIWDLRQIEAGSSLYDLKHTRVVNSAYFSPISGTKILTTSQDNRLRVWDSIFGNVDSPSREIVHSHDFNRHLTPFKAEWDPKDPSESLAVVGRYISENYNGAALHPIDFIDTSTGQLVAEVMDPNITTISPVNKLHPRDDILATGSSRSLFIWKPKEKSELVEEKDEQKIVVCGKAEKKRGKKNGNISDESDDEGFMSKSKKSKSKKTEWKLSRCTTKDNR from the exons ATGGCACCGGTTACTCCAAGAACCGCGTTCCCCAAGGTTCTCATCGAGAGAGACTCTGACTCCGAACAGAGTTCAtccgaagaagaagaagaaaaacttgacgaagaagaagaagaagaagaagttgggGTTTCTACTGCAAATGAGAAGACCGAGAAACTGGAACTGGGTTCCGACgcaaacagaaaaggaaaagcccCCATCACTATTAGTCTAAAAAAAGTTTGCAAG GTGTGTAAGAAGCCTGGTCATGAAGCGGGCTTTAAGGGTGCCGCGTATATTGATTGCCCCATGAAGCCTtgttttttgtgtaaaatgccTG GGCATACCACTTTGACTTGCCCGCATCGTGTCTCTACTGAGCATGGAGTTGTTCCAGCACCTCGCAGGAAAGCGTGTAAACCTTTGGAATATGTGTTTGAACGCCAGCTACGACCATCCCTACCTTCA ATCAAGCCCAAATATGTGATCCCAGACCAAGTGAATTGTGCTGTCATCAGATATCACAGCAGACGGATAACATGCTTGGAGTTCCACCCCACAAAGAATAACATCCTGTTATCTGGAGATAAG AAAGGGCAACTTGGAGTATGGGATTTTGGTAAAGTATACGAGAAGGTAGTCTATGGGAACATACATTCTTGTTTAGTGAACAATATGAG GTTTAATCCTACAAATGATTGTATGGTCTATTCTGCATCCTCAGATGGAACCATTAGTTGTACTGACTTGGAGACAGGAATATCATCTTCTCCATTGAACCTGAATCCTGATGGATGGCAG GGTCCAAACACTTGGAAAATGCTCAATGGCTTGGATATTAATTCTGAGAAAGGTCTCGTTCTTGTTGCTGATAGCTTTGGTTTTCTTCACAT GGTTGACATTCGCTCCAACAACAGGAGTGGTGATGCAATTTTGatccacaaaaaaggaaaagttgtTGGTATCCATTGCAATCCAATTCAACCAGACATCTTTCTGACTTGTGGAAATGATCATTTT GCTCGTATTTGGGACCTGCGTCAAATAGAAGCTGGATCATCCCTTTATGACCTCAAGCATACACGTGTTGTTAACTCTGCATATTTCTCTCCAATATCCGGAACCAAAATTCTCACTACATCGCAGGACAACCGTCTTCGTGTATGGGATTCTATCTTTGGTAATGTGGACTCTCCCAGCCGAGAAATTGTACATAGTCATGATTTCAATCGGCATTTGACACCCTTTAAAGCTGAATGGGATCCAAag GATCCATCAGAGTCCCTTGCTGTTGTTGGTCGTTATATAAGTGAAAATTACAATGGAGCTGCCCTCCATCCCATTGATTTTATAGATACAAGTACAGGGCAACTGGTAGCCGAAGTGATGGACCCAAACATCACAACCATCAGTCCTGTGAATAAGCTGCATCCCCGTGATGATATCCTGGCAACTGGGAGTTCTAG ATCTCTGTTCATTTGGAAGCCCAAGGAGAAGTCAGAGCTTGTTGAGGAGAAGGATGAACAGAAAATTGTGGTTTGTGGAAAAGCTGAGAAGAAACGTGGAAAGAAAAATGGCAATATTAGCGATGAATCTGATGATGAAGGATTCATGTCCAAGTCCAAGAAGTCTAAGTCTAAAAAGACAGAGTGGAAATTGTCTCGCTGCACTACTAAGGATAATCGCTGA
- the LOC100793506 gene encoding protein DAMAGED DNA-BINDING 2 isoform X2: MAPVTPRTAFPKVLIERDSDSEQSSSEEEEEKLDEEEEEEEVGVSTANEKTEKLELGSDANRKGKAPITISLKKVCKVCKKPGHEAGFKGAAYIDCPMKPCFLCKMPGHTTLTCPHRVSTEHGVVPAPRRKACKPLEYVFERQLRPSLPSIKPKYVIPDQVNCAVIRYHSRRITCLEFHPTKNNILLSGDKKGQLGVWDFGKVYEKVVYGNIHSCLVNNMRFNPTNDCMVYSASSDGTISCTDLETGISSSPLNLNPDGWQGPNTWKMLNGLDINSEKGLVLVADSFGFLHMVDIRSNNRSGDAILIHKKGKVVGIHCNPIQPDIFLTCGNDHFDNRLRVWDSIFGNVDSPSREIVHSHDFNRHLTPFKAEWDPKDPSESLAVVGRYISENYNGAALHPIDFIDTSTGQLVAEVMDPNITTISPVNKLHPRDDILATGSSRSLFIWKPKEKSELVEEKDEQKIVVCGKAEKKRGKKNGNISDESDDEGFMSKSKKSKSKKTEWKLSRCTTKDNR; this comes from the exons ATGGCACCGGTTACTCCAAGAACCGCGTTCCCCAAGGTTCTCATCGAGAGAGACTCTGACTCCGAACAGAGTTCAtccgaagaagaagaagaaaaacttgacgaagaagaagaagaagaagaagttgggGTTTCTACTGCAAATGAGAAGACCGAGAAACTGGAACTGGGTTCCGACgcaaacagaaaaggaaaagcccCCATCACTATTAGTCTAAAAAAAGTTTGCAAG GTGTGTAAGAAGCCTGGTCATGAAGCGGGCTTTAAGGGTGCCGCGTATATTGATTGCCCCATGAAGCCTtgttttttgtgtaaaatgccTG GGCATACCACTTTGACTTGCCCGCATCGTGTCTCTACTGAGCATGGAGTTGTTCCAGCACCTCGCAGGAAAGCGTGTAAACCTTTGGAATATGTGTTTGAACGCCAGCTACGACCATCCCTACCTTCA ATCAAGCCCAAATATGTGATCCCAGACCAAGTGAATTGTGCTGTCATCAGATATCACAGCAGACGGATAACATGCTTGGAGTTCCACCCCACAAAGAATAACATCCTGTTATCTGGAGATAAG AAAGGGCAACTTGGAGTATGGGATTTTGGTAAAGTATACGAGAAGGTAGTCTATGGGAACATACATTCTTGTTTAGTGAACAATATGAG GTTTAATCCTACAAATGATTGTATGGTCTATTCTGCATCCTCAGATGGAACCATTAGTTGTACTGACTTGGAGACAGGAATATCATCTTCTCCATTGAACCTGAATCCTGATGGATGGCAG GGTCCAAACACTTGGAAAATGCTCAATGGCTTGGATATTAATTCTGAGAAAGGTCTCGTTCTTGTTGCTGATAGCTTTGGTTTTCTTCACAT GGTTGACATTCGCTCCAACAACAGGAGTGGTGATGCAATTTTGatccacaaaaaaggaaaagttgtTGGTATCCATTGCAATCCAATTCAACCAGACATCTTTCTGACTTGTGGAAATGATCATTTT GACAACCGTCTTCGTGTATGGGATTCTATCTTTGGTAATGTGGACTCTCCCAGCCGAGAAATTGTACATAGTCATGATTTCAATCGGCATTTGACACCCTTTAAAGCTGAATGGGATCCAAag GATCCATCAGAGTCCCTTGCTGTTGTTGGTCGTTATATAAGTGAAAATTACAATGGAGCTGCCCTCCATCCCATTGATTTTATAGATACAAGTACAGGGCAACTGGTAGCCGAAGTGATGGACCCAAACATCACAACCATCAGTCCTGTGAATAAGCTGCATCCCCGTGATGATATCCTGGCAACTGGGAGTTCTAG ATCTCTGTTCATTTGGAAGCCCAAGGAGAAGTCAGAGCTTGTTGAGGAGAAGGATGAACAGAAAATTGTGGTTTGTGGAAAAGCTGAGAAGAAACGTGGAAAGAAAAATGGCAATATTAGCGATGAATCTGATGATGAAGGATTCATGTCCAAGTCCAAGAAGTCTAAGTCTAAAAAGACAGAGTGGAAATTGTCTCGCTGCACTACTAAGGATAATCGCTGA
- the LOC100802344 gene encoding vacuolar cation/proton exchanger 3 produces MHMNTYSEATTSQLPIPPTMDEDLENNTEVCDGNNAMTPMVRKKSELVVVANNNSRLQMLRNFMTNLQEVFFGTKLVVLFPAVPLAVVANFYSFGRPWIFAFSLLGLAPLAERVSFLTEQIAYFTGPTVGGLLNATCGNATEMIIALLALHQNKVHVVKLSLLGSILSNLLLVLGSSLLCGGLANLKREQRYDRKQADVNSLLLLLGLLCHLLPLLFKYALGGGDHSIATSTLQLSRASSVVMLLAYAAYIFFQLKTHRKLFDAQEVDDDEEKAVIGFWSAFTWLVGMTLVISLLSEYVVGTIEAASDSWGISVSFISIILLPIVGNAAEHAGSIIFAYKNKLDISLGVAMGSATQISMFVVPLSVVVAWIMGIRMDLDFSLLETGCLAFTIIITAFTLQDGTSHYMKGVILTLCYIVIGACFFVLKTPLIGQSPKASFGVKPSFEAITT; encoded by the exons ATGCACATGAACACCTACTCGGAAGCCACCACATCACAATTACCAATACCACCAACCATGGACGAAGATTTGGAGAATAACACGGAGGTTTGTGACGGTAACAATGCAATGACACCAATGGTGAGAAAGAAGTCAGAACTAGTTGTGGTCGCAAATAATAACTCTCGTTTACAAATGCTTAGGAATTTCATGACCAATTTGCAAGAGGTCTTCTTCGGCACTAAGCTTGTGGTGCTTTTTCCGGCAGTCCCTTTGGCTGTTGttgcaaatttttatagcttTGGAAGG CCTTGGATTTTTGCTTTCAGCCTACTTGGACTTGCTCCGCTAGCTGAACGAGTTAGCTTCCTGACTGA GCAAATTGCATATTTCACCGGCCCAACAG TTGGAGGGCTTCTGAATGCAACATGTGGAAATGCAACCGAAATGATCATAGCATTGTTAGCACTTCACCAGAACAAAGTTCATGTTGTGAAGTTGTCCCTGCTGGGTTCCATTCTCTCAAACCTTCTCTTGGTTCTTGGAAGTTCACTCCTCTGTGGTGGTTTAGCCAATCTTAAGAGAGAACAAAGATATGACAGA AAACAGGCTGATGTAAATTCACTGCTTTTGTTGCTGGGGTTGTTGTGCCATTTGCTGCCATTGCTGTTCAAATACGCCTTAGGAGGAGGCGATCATTCTATAGCCACTAGCACTCTTCAGTTGTCAAGAGCAAGCAGCGTTGTTATGCTTCTAGCATACGCTGCTTACATCTTCTTCCAATTGAAAACCCATCGTAAATTGTTTGATGCACAAGAG GTGGACGATGATGAAGAGAAGGCAGTTATAGGATTTTGGAGTGCATTTACGTGGTTGGTGGGTATGACATTGGTCATATCTCTGCTTTCTGAATATGTTGTGGGAACTATTGAG GCTGCTTCAGATTCTTGGGGCATTTCTGTAAGCTTCATTAGCATAATTTTGCTGCCAATTGTTGGAAATGCCGCAGAACATGCTGGTTCAATCATATTTGCTTACAAGAACAAGTTG GACATATCGTTGGGTGTTGCTATGGGATCTGCAACTCAAATTTCTATGTTTGTG GTTCCATTAAGTGTAGTTGTTGCATGGATAATGGGTATAAGAATGGATTTGGACTTCAGTCTTCTTGAAACTGGATGTCTTGCttttacaattataattacAGCGTTCACTTTACAG GATGGAACTTCACACTACATGAAAGGAGTGATTCTTACTCTCTGTTACATTGTCATTGGAGCATGTTTTTTTGTTCTCAAAACTCCTCTAATTG GGCAATCTCCTAAGGCCAGTTTTGGAGTTAAACCATCCTTTGAAGCCATCACCACTTAA